From the Cryptomeria japonica chromosome 2, Sugi_1.0, whole genome shotgun sequence genome, one window contains:
- the LOC131038387 gene encoding 9-cis-epoxycarotenoid dioxygenase NCED1, chloroplastic-like — MEALLPSPASFSQPKIAHILHRHSTSHHVIPRCVKIETHRRPPYRPIPNMTNIITSIRPSSWQSLISSFCNAVDDFIDAKLEAPLGPDVDPKRVLAGNFAPVDEIPPTECNELEGQIPPCLKGGLYIRNGPNPQFPPSSGYNLLDGDGMIHALAFHKDGSRITLSSRYVRTHKHLEEEFAGRPIFPNVFSGFRGYAGMARVALTALRVALGLIDPGKGVGVANTNLLLFNNKLFALGESGLPHELHVTPDGDIQTSGAFDFGGKLMTRMTAHPKIDPRTGELFAYRYSILYPFLHLFRVTADGVKQPDVSISSMGKASIIHDFAITSRYAVFPDIQIVLDPAHIFKGANGTAVYFDRSKVSRIGVIPRYATNGSAIRWFDVPGLNFLHTLNAWDEDGDEIVLIAVNFSPAQNFMEKVSAMHFTVENIRINLNSGIVVRKPVSCRSLEFGVINQRFVGKKNRYAYMCMAAACAPVPQMGGVVKLDFDAPDGVVACTTFGEGCFCGEPFFVPRSNDPCSEEDDGYIVVLTHNDNTQISKFVVMDAQSHTLEIVASVKLPQRVPFGFHGLFLSAKDLAATQRD, encoded by the coding sequence ATGGAAGCTCTGTTGCCTTCACCTGCAAGCTTTTCACAACCCAAAATAGCCCACATCCTTCACCGCCATTCAACAAGCCACCATGTAATTCCTCGCTGTGTGAAAATAGAAACCCATCGTCGTCCTCCATACCGGCCAATACCCAACATGACAAACATCATCACATCAATCAGACCTTCATCCTGGCAATCCCTGATCTCGAGCTTTTGCAATGCTGTCGATGACTTCATCGACGCAAAACTCGAAGCACCGCTCGGGCCAGACGTCGATCCGAAGCGCGTATTGGCCGGCAACTTCGCTCCAGTGGACGAGATCCCGCCCACAGAATGCAATGAACTGGAAGGACAAATCCCACCCTGCTTGAAAGGGGGCCTTTACATCCGCAACGGACCCAATCCCCAATTCCCCCCGTCATCCGGTTACAACCTCCTGGACGGTGACGGGATGATCCATGCCCTCGCCTTCCACAAAGATGGATCACGAATTACTCTCTCTAGTCGCTACGTGCGCACCCACAAACACTTGGAAGAAGAGTTTGCGGGCAGGCCCATTTTCCCTAATGTATTTTCTGGCTTCCGCGGTTATGCTGGCATGGCTAGAGTCGCCCTAACTGCGCTGAGAGTGGCCTTGGGCTTGATCGATCCGGGCAAAGGTGTGGGAGTGGCGAATACAAACCTTTTGCTCTTCAACAACAAGCTCTTTGCGCTCGGCGAATCAGGGCTGCCGCACGAACTGCACGTCACGCCTGATGGAGACATTCAAACAAGCGGAGCCTTCGATTTCGGGGGGAAATTGATGACACGCATGACAGCGCACCCGAAGATCGATCCCCGCACGGGCGAGCTCTTTGCTTACCGCTATTCCattctttatccttttcttcatttgtttAGGGTGACGGCAGATGGGGTGAAGCAGCCCGACGTATCGATTTCTTCCATGGGCAAAGCTTCCATCATCCACGACTTCGCCATAACGAGCAGGTACGCAGTGTTTCCCGACATTCAGATTGTTTTGGACCCTGCGCACATTTTTAAAGGAGCGAATGGTACTGCCGTCTACTTTGATCGCTCAAAAGTGAGCAGGATCGGAGTGATTCCCCGCTATGCCACCAATGGGTCTGCAATCAGATGGTTTGACGTTCCGGGTCTCAACTTCTTGCATACTTTGAATGCATGGGACGAGGATGGGGACGAGATCGTGCTCATCGCCGTCAATTTCTCTCCGGCCCAAAATTTCATGGAAAAGGTGTCTGCGATGCATTTCACAGTGGAGAACATTCGCATCAATCTGAATTCGGGCATAGTGGTGAGAAAGCCCGTGTCGTGCCGGTCTCTTGAGTTTGGGGTGATCAACCAGCGGTTCGTGGGGAAAAAGAATCGATACGCTTACATGTGCATGGCTGCTGCATGCGCACCTGTTCCGCAAATGGGCGGAGTTGTCAAGCTAGATTTTGACGCTCCAGATGGTGTGGTTGCGTGCACGACATTTGGGGAAGGATGTTTCTGCGGCGAGCCATTCTTTGTGCCACGTAGTAATGATCCCTGCTCTGAGGAGGACGATGGATATATTGTGGTCTTAACGCACAATGACAATACGCAGATTTCCAAATTTGTGGTGATGGATGCGCAGTCTCACACGTTGGAAATCGTGGCGTCTGTGAAGCTTCCACAGAGGGTTCCCTTTGGCTTCCATGGCCTCTTCCTATCTGCCAAAGATTTGGCTGCTACTCAACGAGATTGA